Part of the Pseudomonas sp. ADAK13 genome is shown below.
CATCGTTGCCGATGGTGCAGGTCACGCCCGGGCCATAGATCTTCGCTGCGAGGGCCGGCGAGATGCAGATCAGCCCGACTGGCTTGCCCGCTTCGGCAAACGCCTCAGCCAGTTCCAGCACCTGCGGGTTGACGCTGCAGCCGGCGCCTTCCACGGCAAAGTTCGACAGGTTTTTTGCCGCACCAAACCCGCCGGGCACGATCAGCGCGTCGAAATCCTCGGCGTTGGCGTCACGGATGTCCTTCACCTCGCCCCGGGCAATGCGCGCCGACTCCACCAGCACGTTGCGCGACTCGGGCATTTCCTCGCCCGTCAGGTGGTTGATCACATGCAACTGGGCAATGTTCGGTGCAAAACACTGCACCTCCGCGCCGCGCTGGTCCAGGCGCAGCAGGGTGATCACGCTTTCATGAACCTCGGCCCCGTCGTACACGCCACAGCCGGAAAGGATCACTGCAATCTTTTTGCTCATGGGCATTTCTCCTGATTCATGGCGTTAAATGTCTACTCATTTGTCACTCATTGCCAATGGGATATCCAGCCGCTACACCTACTCTAGATGTAACAATAATTGACCGGACTTGCCCATGGACTTCGTCCCTTACGCGGTACCGTTTTTCATTGCGTTGATTGTGGTCGAGCTGCTGGCCGACTACCGGCGCGGCCAGCGCAACTACCGGGTGGCCGACGCCATCAACAGCCTCAGCACCGGCGTGTTGTCCACCACAACAGGGCTGCTGACCAAAGGGGTGGGCATCCTCACCTACGCTTTCGCCCTCAAGCACCTGGCGATCATCGAACTGTCGGCCCAGAGCGTCTGGACCTGGGTGTTCGCCTTCGTGTTCTACGACTTCTGCTACTACTGGCTGCATCGCATGGGCCATGAGCGCAACATCCTCTGGGCCGCCCATTCTGTGCATCACCAGAGCGAGGACTACAACCTCAGCACCGCCTTGCGCCAGACCAGCACCGGCTTCCTGCTGAGCTGGATCTTCTACCTGCCGCTGGCCGTACTCGGCGTCCCGCTGGTGGTGTTTATCAGCGTGGCTTCCCTCAACCTGCTGTATCAATTCTGGGTGCATACGCGCCATGTGCCCAAGCTCGGCTGGTACGAGTGGTTCTTCGTCACGCCATCCAATCATCGGGCCCACCATGCACAGAACGCTCTCTACATGGATCGCAACTACGGCGGGGTGTTCATTATTTGGGACCGCCTGTTCGGCTCTTTCCAGGAAGAAGACGACAACGAGCCGGTGATCTTTGGCGTGACCACGCCGTTGGCCAGCTGGAACCCGCTGTGGGCCAACTTGCAGTTTTATGCACAGCTGTGGAGTGACGCGCGGCGTACTGAAAGCGGGTGGGACAAGCTGCGTATCTGGTTCATGCGCACCGGCTGGCGCCCGGCGGATGTGGCGGCGAAGTACCCGATGGCCAAGCCGGACTTGAGCCAGTTCCGTAAATTCGAGGTGCCGCTGGATGGGCGCCAACAGATTTACATCGCCCTGCAGTTTGCCGCGTACGTGGGGTTTGGCAGCTATCTGATGAATTTTGGCGAGGGTTTGCCGACCGCCGCCCTGGTGTTGGGCTGGAGCGCGATGGCGTTGGGGTTGTTCACCCTGGGTGTGGCTTTGGAGAATCGCCCGTGGGCGCTGAAGGCCGAGCTGGTGCGCCTGGCGTTGAATGTGCCATTGGTGTGGCTGGCGCCGCTGGTGGGGCTGTGGCCGGCCAGCTCTTTGGGCTGGCTGGGCCTGGTCAGTTACAGCTTGCTCAGCGGCATTGGCCTCTACTGTTGCAGAGGCCGGCTTACTCGACTGGCGTCGTAGGCTTTTCGGTCTTTTCCGGTTCGCCTGCCGCCAGGCGAACCTTTTCGGCGGCGCAGGCTTCACGGGTCAGGCGGGCGTTCTTGATGCGCCGGCGTAGCCACAGGCCCAGGCCCAGCACCAGCAGTGCGCCCAGTACCCACAGCTCATACTTCTTGACGCTGCCCAGCATGCCTTCCAATACCGCGCCAAAATGGTAAGCCGCAGCCCCCAGCGCGGCGGCCCATACGGCGGCGCCAATCCCGTTGAGCAACAGGTAGCGTCCCGGCGGGTAGCCCGACAAGCCAATGGCCACCGGCATCACGGTGCGCAAACCGTAGACAAAGCGGAAGCTCAGCACCCAGATGTCCGGGTGCTTGCGGATATGTTCCAGCGCGCGATCGCCCAGCAATTGCCAGCGCGGTTTGCGTGCCAACAGCTTGCGGCCGTGCTTGCGCCCCAGGAAGTACCACAACTGGTCGCCGGCGTAGCTGCCGAAAAAGGCAACGACCACCACCAGGTTGATATCCATGTATCCACGGAACGCCAGGAAGCCTGCGAGAACCAGAATGGTTTCGCCTTCGAAGAAGGTGCCTAGGAACAGCGCAAAGTAGCCGAAGTCATGCAGAAATTGTTGAAGCATGGTCTGGGTGCTGGCGAAATGAACGCGCAGCCTACGCCTTCGTGAACATTCATGAAAGTATCGAGATGTGTCACGAAGTGAACAATTCTTACATAAACGACGAATGCGACTACAGGTCGCACGACTGTTGCCTTACGGTGTATGAGCTAACCACAACTGTAATTCCTTCGTCATAATGGCCGCTTATAACTGTCACGCTCGCCCGTCAAGCCGGGCTCAGGAGTCTGCCGTGAGCTTTACCCCCGCCAACCGTTTGTTTCCCGCCACCCGTCTGCGTCGCAACCGTCGTGATGATTTTTCACGTCGTCTGGTGCGTGAAAACGTCCTGACGGTGAATGATCTGATCCTGCCGGTGTTTGTGCTGGACGGTGAAAATCGTCGGGAAGCGGTGGCGTCGATGCCGGGTGTGGAGCGCTTGACCATTGATGTGCTGCTCGAAGAGGCGGCGAACTGGGTCGAACTGGGGATTCCGGCGCTGGCGCTGTTTCCGGTCACGCCGTCCGGGTTCAAGTCCCTGGACGCCGCCGAAGCCTGGAACCCGGACGGTATCGCCCAGCGCGCCACCCGTGCCTTGCGTGAACGCTTTCCGGAACTGGGGGTGATCACCGACGTGGCCCTGGACCCGTTCACCACCCACGGTCAGGATGGCATTCTCGACGAAGAAGGCTATGTTCAGAACGACATCACCG
Proteins encoded:
- the elbB gene encoding isoprenoid biosynthesis glyoxalase ElbB yields the protein MSKKIAVILSGCGVYDGAEVHESVITLLRLDQRGAEVQCFAPNIAQLHVINHLTGEEMPESRNVLVESARIARGEVKDIRDANAEDFDALIVPGGFGAAKNLSNFAVEGAGCSVNPQVLELAEAFAEAGKPVGLICISPALAAKIYGPGVTCTIGNDADTAAAMDKMGATHQECAVDDIVEDKARKLVSTPAYMLGKRISEVASGINKLVDRVLELTHEND
- a CDS encoding sterol desaturase family protein is translated as MDFVPYAVPFFIALIVVELLADYRRGQRNYRVADAINSLSTGVLSTTTGLLTKGVGILTYAFALKHLAIIELSAQSVWTWVFAFVFYDFCYYWLHRMGHERNILWAAHSVHHQSEDYNLSTALRQTSTGFLLSWIFYLPLAVLGVPLVVFISVASLNLLYQFWVHTRHVPKLGWYEWFFVTPSNHRAHHAQNALYMDRNYGGVFIIWDRLFGSFQEEDDNEPVIFGVTTPLASWNPLWANLQFYAQLWSDARRTESGWDKLRIWFMRTGWRPADVAAKYPMAKPDLSQFRKFEVPLDGRQQIYIALQFAAYVGFGSYLMNFGEGLPTAALVLGWSAMALGLFTLGVALENRPWALKAELVRLALNVPLVWLAPLVGLWPASSLGWLGLVSYSLLSGIGLYCCRGRLTRLAS
- a CDS encoding DedA family protein, whose protein sequence is MLQQFLHDFGYFALFLGTFFEGETILVLAGFLAFRGYMDINLVVVVAFFGSYAGDQLWYFLGRKHGRKLLARKPRWQLLGDRALEHIRKHPDIWVLSFRFVYGLRTVMPVAIGLSGYPPGRYLLLNGIGAAVWAAALGAAAYHFGAVLEGMLGSVKKYELWVLGALLVLGLGLWLRRRIKNARLTREACAAEKVRLAAGEPEKTEKPTTPVE